The following are encoded together in the Pan troglodytes isolate AG18354 chromosome 6, NHGRI_mPanTro3-v2.0_pri, whole genome shotgun sequence genome:
- the MACC1 gene encoding metastasis-associated in colon cancer protein 1 isoform X2, whose product MAWLSQRQLARSCLDLNTISQSPGWAQTQLAEVTIACKVNHQGGSVQLPESDITVHVPQGHVAVGEFQEVSLRAFLDPPHMLNHDLSCTVSPLLEIMLGNLNTMEALLLEMKIGAEVRKDPFSQVMTEMVCLHSLGKEGPFKVLSNCYIYKDTIQVKLIDLSQVMYLVVAAQAKALQSPAATIWDYIHKTTSIGIYGPKYIHPSFTVVLTVCGHNYMPGQLTISDIKKGGKNVSPVVFQLWGKQSFLLDKPQDLSISIFSCDPDFEVKTEGERKEIKQKQLEAGEVVHQQFLFSLVEHREMHLFDFCVQVEPPNGEPVAQFSITTPDPTPNLKRLSNLPGYLQKKEEIKSAPLSPKILVKYPAFQDKTLNFTNYGVTLKAVLRQSKIDYFLEYFKGDTIALLGEGKVKAIGQSKVKEWYVGVLRGKIGLVHCKNVKVISKEQVMFMSDSVFTTRNLLEQIVLPLKKLTYIYSVVLTLVSEKVYDWKVLADVLGYSHLSLEDFDQIQADKESEKVSYVIKKLKEDCHTERNTRKFLYELIVALLKMDCQALVARLIQEAAVLTSAVKLGKGWRELAEKLVRLTKQQMEAYEIPHRGNTGDVAVEMMWKPAYDFLYTWSAHYGNNYRDVLQDLQSALDRMKNPVTKHWRELTGVLILVNSLEVLRVTAFSTSEEV is encoded by the exons ATGGCTTGGTTAAGTCAACGCCAGCTGGCCCGCTCCTGCCTTGATTTGAATACAATTAGTCAGAGCCCTGGATGGGCCCAGACACAACTTGCGGAGGTCACCATAGCTTGCAAAGTAAACCATCAAGGAGGGTCAGTACAATTACCTGAATCAGACATCACTGTTCATGTGCCCCAAGGTCATGTGGCTGTGGGAGAATTCCAAGAGGTGTCTCTAAGGGCTTTCCTTGATCCGCCACACATGCTTAACCATGATCTTTCGTGCACTGTGAGCCCGTTGTTGGAAATCATGTTAGGCAACCTCAATACAATGGAAGCCCTTTTGCTGGAGATGAAAATTGGGGCTGAAGTAAGAAAGGATCCTTTCAGCCAAGTCATGACAGAAATGGTGTGTTTACACAGCTTGGGTAAAGAAGGCCCTTTTAAAGTTTTAAGCAACTGCTACATTTATAAAGACACCATCCAAGTCAAGCTAATCGACTTGAGTCAGGTAATGTATCTAGTGGTTGCTGCACAAGCTAAAGCTCTTCAGTCACCAGCTGCCACCATTTGGGATTATATCCACAAAACCACCTCAATTGGAATTTATGGACCCAAATATATCCATCCCAGTTTTACTGTTGTTTTAACAGTTTGTGGACACAATTATATGCCAGGACAGCTTACAATTTCTGATATTAAGAAGGGTGGAAAAAACGTATCTCCAGTTGTGTTTCAGCTCTGGGGGAAGCAGTCATTTTTACTTGACAAGCCACAAGATTtaagtatttctattttttcctgtgaTCCTGATTTTGAAGTAAagacagaaggagaaaggaaagaaattaaacaaaagcaGTTGGAAGCAGGTGAAGTAGTTCatcaacaatttttattttctttagttgaGCACCGAGAGATGCACTTGTTTGATTTTTGTGTTCAAGTGGAGCCTCCCAATGGTGAACCAGTTGCACAGTTCTCTATCACTACTCCTGATCCAACCCCAAACCTAAAAAGACTCTCGAATCTGCCAGGCTATTTGCAGAAGAAGGAGGAAATCAAGTCTGCTCCTTTATCACCAAAAATTCTTGTTAAATATCCTGCATTTCAAGATAAAACATTGAACTTTACCAACTATGGGGTAACCCTGAAGGCAGTGCTAAGACAAAGCAAGATTGATTACTTCCTCGAATATTTCAAAGGGGACACAATAGCTCTCCTCGGGGAAGGTAAGGTAAAAGCTATTGGTCAGTCCAAAGTGAAAGAATGGTATGTAGGAGTCCTCAGAGGTAAGATTGGACTTGTACACTGCAAAAATGTCAAGGTGATTTCAAAGGAGCAAGTAATGTTTATGTCAGATAGTGTCTTTACAACCAGAAATCTTCTTGAACAAATTgtcctgcctttaaaaaaattgacttaTATCTACTCAGTTGTATTAACCTTGGTGTCAGAAAAAGTTTATGATTGGAAAGTTTTAGCTGATGTCCTGGGTTACTCACATCTGTCCCTGGAAGATTTTGATCAAATTCAAGCAGACAAAGAATCAGAAAAAGTTTCTTATGTTATAAAGAAGTTAAAGGAAGATTGCCACACAGAGAGAAATACAAGGAAGTTTCTGTATGAACTTATTGTG GCTCTTCTGAAAATGGATTGCCAAGCGTTAGTCGCACGTCTCATCCAAGAAGCTGCTGTTCTGACTTCAGCTGTCAAGCTTGGAAAAGGCTGGAGGGAACTAGCTGAAAAGTTAGTACGACTCACAAAGCAACAAATGGAGGCATATGAAATTCCTCATCGAGGAAACACTGGAGATGTTGCTGTTGAG atgatGTGGAAACCTGCCTATGATTTTCTGTATACCTGGAGTGCTCactatggaaataactacagagatgTGTTACAAGACCTTCAATCAGCTTTGGACAGAATGAAAAACCCTGTGACTAAACACTGGAGAGAATTAACTGGAGTTTTAATACTAGTAAATTCTTTGGAGGTTTTGAGAGTAACCGCATTCTCCACTTCTGAGGAAGTATAG
- the MACC1 gene encoding metastasis-associated in colon cancer protein 1 isoform X1: protein MLITERKHFWSGRIAQSRSEANLIDMEAGKLSKSCNITECQDPDLLHNWPDAFTLRGNNASKVANPFWHQLSASNPFLDDITQLRNNRKRNNISILKEDPFLFFREIENGNSFDSSSDELDVHQLLRQTSSRNSGRSKSVSELLDILDDTAHAHQSIHNSDQILLHDLEWLKNDREAYKMAWLSQRQLARSCLDLNTISQSPGWAQTQLAEVTIACKVNHQGGSVQLPESDITVHVPQGHVAVGEFQEVSLRAFLDPPHMLNHDLSCTVSPLLEIMLGNLNTMEALLLEMKIGAEVRKDPFSQVMTEMVCLHSLGKEGPFKVLSNCYIYKDTIQVKLIDLSQVMYLVVAAQAKALQSPAATIWDYIHKTTSIGIYGPKYIHPSFTVVLTVCGHNYMPGQLTISDIKKGGKNVSPVVFQLWGKQSFLLDKPQDLSISIFSCDPDFEVKTEGERKEIKQKQLEAGEVVHQQFLFSLVEHREMHLFDFCVQVEPPNGEPVAQFSITTPDPTPNLKRLSNLPGYLQKKEEIKSAPLSPKILVKYPAFQDKTLNFTNYGVTLKAVLRQSKIDYFLEYFKGDTIALLGEGKVKAIGQSKVKEWYVGVLRGKIGLVHCKNVKVISKEQVMFMSDSVFTTRNLLEQIVLPLKKLTYIYSVVLTLVSEKVYDWKVLADVLGYSHLSLEDFDQIQADKESEKVSYVIKKLKEDCHTERNTRKFLYELIVALLKMDCQALVARLIQEAAVLTSAVKLGKGWRELAEKLVRLTKQQMEAYEIPHRGNTGDVAVEMMWKPAYDFLYTWSAHYGNNYRDVLQDLQSALDRMKNPVTKHWRELTGVLILVNSLEVLRVTAFSTSEEV from the exons AATGCCAGGACCCAGACTTGCTTCACAATTGGCCGGATGCTTTCACCCTTCGTGGTAATAATGCTTCCAAAGTTGCAAATCCATTCTGGCATCAACTGTCTGCTTCTAACCCATTTTTGGATGACATAACTCAACTAAGAAATAACAGGAAGAGAAATAATATTTCCATCTTAAAGGAagatccttttcttttctttagagaaatagaaaatggaaattcTTTTGATTCCTCCAGTGATGAACTTGATGTGCATCAGTTACTTAGGCAGACTTCCTCAAGAAATTCTGGAAGATCTAAAAGTGTTTCAGAACTTCTGGACATTTTAGACGACACAGCACATGCCCATCAGAGTATACATAACTCTGACCAGATCCTACTACACGACTTAGAGTGGCTTAAAAATGATCGGGAGGCTTATAAAATGGCTTGGTTAAGTCAACGCCAGCTGGCCCGCTCCTGCCTTGATTTGAATACAATTAGTCAGAGCCCTGGATGGGCCCAGACACAACTTGCGGAGGTCACCATAGCTTGCAAAGTAAACCATCAAGGAGGGTCAGTACAATTACCTGAATCAGACATCACTGTTCATGTGCCCCAAGGTCATGTGGCTGTGGGAGAATTCCAAGAGGTGTCTCTAAGGGCTTTCCTTGATCCGCCACACATGCTTAACCATGATCTTTCGTGCACTGTGAGCCCGTTGTTGGAAATCATGTTAGGCAACCTCAATACAATGGAAGCCCTTTTGCTGGAGATGAAAATTGGGGCTGAAGTAAGAAAGGATCCTTTCAGCCAAGTCATGACAGAAATGGTGTGTTTACACAGCTTGGGTAAAGAAGGCCCTTTTAAAGTTTTAAGCAACTGCTACATTTATAAAGACACCATCCAAGTCAAGCTAATCGACTTGAGTCAGGTAATGTATCTAGTGGTTGCTGCACAAGCTAAAGCTCTTCAGTCACCAGCTGCCACCATTTGGGATTATATCCACAAAACCACCTCAATTGGAATTTATGGACCCAAATATATCCATCCCAGTTTTACTGTTGTTTTAACAGTTTGTGGACACAATTATATGCCAGGACAGCTTACAATTTCTGATATTAAGAAGGGTGGAAAAAACGTATCTCCAGTTGTGTTTCAGCTCTGGGGGAAGCAGTCATTTTTACTTGACAAGCCACAAGATTtaagtatttctattttttcctgtgaTCCTGATTTTGAAGTAAagacagaaggagaaaggaaagaaattaaacaaaagcaGTTGGAAGCAGGTGAAGTAGTTCatcaacaatttttattttctttagttgaGCACCGAGAGATGCACTTGTTTGATTTTTGTGTTCAAGTGGAGCCTCCCAATGGTGAACCAGTTGCACAGTTCTCTATCACTACTCCTGATCCAACCCCAAACCTAAAAAGACTCTCGAATCTGCCAGGCTATTTGCAGAAGAAGGAGGAAATCAAGTCTGCTCCTTTATCACCAAAAATTCTTGTTAAATATCCTGCATTTCAAGATAAAACATTGAACTTTACCAACTATGGGGTAACCCTGAAGGCAGTGCTAAGACAAAGCAAGATTGATTACTTCCTCGAATATTTCAAAGGGGACACAATAGCTCTCCTCGGGGAAGGTAAGGTAAAAGCTATTGGTCAGTCCAAAGTGAAAGAATGGTATGTAGGAGTCCTCAGAGGTAAGATTGGACTTGTACACTGCAAAAATGTCAAGGTGATTTCAAAGGAGCAAGTAATGTTTATGTCAGATAGTGTCTTTACAACCAGAAATCTTCTTGAACAAATTgtcctgcctttaaaaaaattgacttaTATCTACTCAGTTGTATTAACCTTGGTGTCAGAAAAAGTTTATGATTGGAAAGTTTTAGCTGATGTCCTGGGTTACTCACATCTGTCCCTGGAAGATTTTGATCAAATTCAAGCAGACAAAGAATCAGAAAAAGTTTCTTATGTTATAAAGAAGTTAAAGGAAGATTGCCACACAGAGAGAAATACAAGGAAGTTTCTGTATGAACTTATTGTG GCTCTTCTGAAAATGGATTGCCAAGCGTTAGTCGCACGTCTCATCCAAGAAGCTGCTGTTCTGACTTCAGCTGTCAAGCTTGGAAAAGGCTGGAGGGAACTAGCTGAAAAGTTAGTACGACTCACAAAGCAACAAATGGAGGCATATGAAATTCCTCATCGAGGAAACACTGGAGATGTTGCTGTTGAG atgatGTGGAAACCTGCCTATGATTTTCTGTATACCTGGAGTGCTCactatggaaataactacagagatgTGTTACAAGACCTTCAATCAGCTTTGGACAGAATGAAAAACCCTGTGACTAAACACTGGAGAGAATTAACTGGAGTTTTAATACTAGTAAATTCTTTGGAGGTTTTGAGAGTAACCGCATTCTCCACTTCTGAGGAAGTATAG